In the Aythya fuligula isolate bAytFul2 chromosome 8, bAytFul2.pri, whole genome shotgun sequence genome, one interval contains:
- the JUN gene encoding transcription factor AP-1, translating to MSAKMEPTFYEDALSGGYAPPESGGYGYNNAKVLKQSMTLNLADPGSNLKPHLRNKSAELLTSPDVGLLKLASPELERLIIQSSNGLITTTPTPTQFLCPKNVTDEQEGFAEGFVRALAELHNQNTLPSVTSAAQPVSGGMAPVSSMAGGGGSFNAGLHSEPPVYANLSNFNPNALSSAPGYNANGMGYAPQHHLNAQMPVQHPRLQALKEEPQTVPEMPGETPPLSPIDMESQERIKAERKRMRNRIAASKCRKRKLERIARLEEKVKTLKAQNSELASTANMLREQVAQLKQKVMNHVNSGCQLMLTQQLQTF from the coding sequence ATGAGCGCGAAGATGGAGCCGACGTTCTACGAGGACGCGCTGAGCGGCGGCTACGCGCCGCCGGAGAGCGGCGGGTACGGATACAATAACGCCAAGGTGCTGAAGCAGAGCATGACGCTCAACCTGGCCGACCCCGGCAGCAACCTGAAGCCGCACCTGCGGAACAAGAGCGCCGAGCTGCTCACCTCGCCCGACGTGGGCCTGCTGAAGCTGGCCTCGCCCGAGCTGGAGCGCCTGATCATCCAGTCGAGCAACGGGCTGATCACCACCACGCCGACCCCCACGCAGTTCCTCTGCCCCAAGAACGTGACGGACGAGCAGGAGGGCTTCGCCGAGGGCTTCGTGCGGGCGCTGGCCGAGCTGCACAACCAGAACACGCTGCCCAGCGTCACCTCGGCCGCCCAGCCCGTCAGCGGGGGCATGGCACCTGTGTCCTCCATGGCCGGCGGAGGTGGGAGCTTCAACGCCGGCCTGCACAGCGAGCCCCCCGTCTACGCCAACCTCAGCAACTTCAACCCCAACGCGCTGAGCTCGGCGCCCGGCTACAACGCCAACGGCATGGGCTACGCGCCGCAGCACCACCTGAACGCCCAGATGCCCGTGCAGCACCCCAGGCTCCAGGCTCTGAAGGAGGAGCCGCAGACTGTCCCCGAGATGCCCGGGGAGACCCCTCCGCTGTCCCCCATCGACATGGAGTCGCAGGAGAGAATCAAAGCCGAGCGAAAGCGCATGAGAAACAGGATCGCCGCGTCCAAGTGCCGGAAAAGGAAGTTGGAAAGGATTGCCAGGTtggaggaaaaagtgaaaactttGAAAGCCCAGAACTCAGAGCTGGCATCCACTGCCAACATGCTCAGAGAACAGGTTGCACAGCTTAAGCAGAAGGTCATGAACCATGTCAACAGCGGGTGCCAGCTAATGCTCACACAACAGTTGCAAACGTTTTGA